Proteins encoded in a region of the Coffea eugenioides isolate CCC68of chromosome 4, Ceug_1.0, whole genome shotgun sequence genome:
- the LOC113767650 gene encoding protein LURP-one-related 12 has translation MRGCCAVVEDGFIYEEETHFTVLKTSLFFAGDGFTVYDCKGQLVFRVDTYGPDSDKSELVLMDASGKCLLTVRRKRPSLHQRWEGFLGERVEGQKPIFSVRRSSMIGRSGLTVDMYNNSGEEYHIEGSYAQRCCAFFNAEKESVAEIRRKVDASANVMLGKDVFCLSLRPGFDGAFAMGLILVLDQIYGDDEVVDDNSKVTVHPTTEDAS, from the exons ATGAGGGGTTGTTGTGCAGTGGTAGAAGATGGGTTCATATACGAAGAAGAGACGCATTTCACAGTTCTCAAGACGTCCCTTTTCTTCGCCGGCGACGGCTTTACCGTGTATGACTGCAAAGGACAGCTGGTTTTCCGAGTTGATACCTACGGGCCCGACTCCGACAAGAGTGAGCTCGTTCTGATGGACGCTTCTGGGAAATGCCTCCTCACCGTCCGCCGCAAG AGGCCTAGCCTTCATCAGAGATGGGAAGGTTTCCTAGGAGAGAGGGTGGAGGGCCAGAAGCCAATTTTCAGCGTGCGTAGATCATCAATGATCGGACGGTCGGGATTGACGGTGGACATGTACAACAACTCCGGCGAGGAGTACCACATCGAGGGCTCCTATGCACAGAGGTGCTGCGCATTCTTTAATGCGGAGAAGGAATCAGTGGCTGAGATTCGACGCAAAGTGGACGCTTCGGCGAATGTGATGCTTGGGAAGGAcgtgttctgtctttcactacGGCCTGGTTTCGATGGGGCCTTTGCCATGGGACTGATCCTTGTACTCGATCAGATCTACGGTGATGACGAGGTTGTTGATGACAACTCCAAGGTTACCGTGCACCCCACCACCGAGGATGCTTCTTAA